The following are from one region of the Qipengyuania flava genome:
- a CDS encoding bile acid:sodium symporter family protein: MAGLATRLFAFWTVLGTVLAWIEPALFLWVVDGRFTPFGQPLVSVMLGIIMLGMGLTLTLDDFRRVLRLPKAVAAGVALQFTVMPLAGIALASALLAEPGLAVGLVLVACCPGGTASNVVAYLARANVALSVTMTMASTLVAVVATPLLTGWLAGVFVEIDRWALFRSMVAVVLVPVVLGVALRALLPGVTRRIEPVAPLVSILFVVLIVSGIVARSKDLISEHAGVLLLALLLLHLTGFALGYLVTRALRFDEECARTVSIEVGMQNSGLGSTLASSPSFAAQFATPLQAALAPVPSAISAVYHVVIGSLLASFWRRRSEREE; encoded by the coding sequence ATGGCAGGGCTGGCGACACGGCTGTTTGCCTTCTGGACAGTGCTCGGCACCGTGCTCGCCTGGATCGAGCCCGCGCTGTTCCTGTGGGTGGTCGATGGCCGGTTTACCCCGTTCGGACAGCCGCTGGTGAGCGTGATGCTCGGCATCATCATGCTGGGCATGGGGCTGACCCTGACGCTGGACGATTTCCGCCGTGTCCTGCGCCTGCCGAAGGCTGTCGCGGCTGGAGTCGCCCTGCAATTCACCGTCATGCCGCTGGCCGGGATTGCGCTGGCGAGCGCTCTGCTGGCCGAGCCCGGCCTTGCGGTCGGACTCGTGCTGGTCGCCTGCTGCCCCGGCGGTACGGCGTCCAATGTCGTTGCCTATCTCGCCCGCGCCAATGTCGCGCTGTCGGTTACCATGACCATGGCTTCGACCCTCGTTGCGGTCGTGGCAACCCCGCTCCTTACCGGATGGCTGGCGGGCGTATTCGTCGAGATCGACCGCTGGGCGCTGTTCCGCTCGATGGTGGCGGTGGTGCTGGTACCGGTCGTGCTGGGGGTTGCCCTGCGCGCCCTTCTGCCCGGCGTCACCCGCCGTATCGAACCGGTCGCGCCGCTGGTCTCCATCCTGTTCGTCGTTTTGATTGTGAGCGGCATCGTCGCGCGCTCGAAGGACCTTATCAGCGAGCACGCCGGGGTGCTGCTTCTAGCCTTGCTGCTGCTCCACCTCACCGGCTTCGCGCTTGGCTACCTTGTCACTCGCGCGCTGCGGTTTGACGAGGAGTGCGCGCGGACCGTCAGCATCGAAGTGGGCATGCAGAACAGCGGACTTGGCTCTACGCTGGCCTCGAGCCCCAGCTTCGCCGCGCAATTCGCCACGCCGCTGCAGGCTGCGCTCGCACCGGTTCCCAGCGCGATCTCGGCGGTCTATCACGTGGTCATCGGGAGCCTGCTGGCGAGCTTCTGGCGCCGCCGCAGCGAAAGGGAGGAATAG
- a CDS encoding ABA4-like family protein: MWDTVFSVANAAALVFWVALVFLPRWPALLAAILYAGVGLLCFAYAAGLIGIVTGTLDPGGPGATLDFGSIEGVRGIFASDGGVTVGWIHYLAFDLFVGLWIARDADAKGFSRIIQAPILFATLMAGPLGLFLWLVIREKRARAQGRWQ; this comes from the coding sequence ATGTGGGATACGGTTTTTTCGGTCGCGAACGCTGCGGCGCTCGTGTTCTGGGTCGCGCTCGTCTTCCTGCCGCGCTGGCCGGCTCTTCTGGCCGCGATCCTCTACGCCGGCGTTGGCCTGCTCTGCTTTGCCTACGCTGCGGGGCTCATCGGGATCGTTACCGGAACGCTCGATCCCGGCGGACCGGGTGCGACGCTCGATTTCGGCAGTATCGAGGGGGTGCGGGGCATCTTCGCCAGCGATGGCGGCGTGACCGTAGGCTGGATCCACTACCTCGCTTTTGATCTTTTCGTCGGTCTCTGGATCGCGCGCGACGCCGACGCAAAGGGCTTTTCGCGGATCATCCAGGCGCCGATCCTGTTCGCCACACTCATGGCGGGACCGCTCGGCCTCTTCCTCTGGCTCGTCATCCGCGAAAAGCGCGCCCGGGCGCAGGGGCGCTGGCAGTAA
- a CDS encoding fatty acid--CoA ligase: MAETNKLTFDELIRHWAAEKPGQVALEQDGDAITFAELEERSRRIVAMLRAHGLAKGDRIAWLGKNARHYFELFYSAARLGVVMVPIGWRLAGPEIAYILGDTGGKALFIDHGFDELAAKACGEMNNPPEIIDTPSALAEIAAAPADPIEGAGPDDAVLQLYTSGTTGNPKGAVLTNANLFSLRQPAEEAAQPWSQWSENEAILVCMPCAHIGGTGLGIMAMAAGIRGIVQAEFTPDGVLDGFEQGITRLFIVPAALQMVIQHPRAKSTDMSAVKYVMYGAAPIPLDLLREAVQTIPEAGFLQCYGMTETTGTIAMLPPDDHTLEGNERMKSAGKAVPGAELKVVGEDGEELPLGEVGELICRSPSNMLGYWNLPDATKGALKDGWMHTGDAAYMDADGYVYIQDRIKDMIISGGENVYPAQVESAIYGHPAVGEVAVIGVPDDTWGEAVKACVVPKPGSEVDPNDIIAFTRERLAGFKVPKTVDVIPEMPRNASGKILRRELRAPYWEGRDRQVN, translated from the coding sequence ATGGCCGAAACGAACAAGCTCACCTTCGATGAGCTCATCCGGCATTGGGCGGCCGAAAAGCCCGGTCAGGTAGCGCTCGAACAGGATGGCGATGCCATCACCTTCGCCGAGCTCGAGGAGCGCTCGCGGCGCATCGTGGCGATGCTGCGCGCGCATGGTCTTGCCAAGGGCGACAGGATCGCCTGGCTGGGCAAGAACGCCCGGCACTATTTCGAGCTGTTCTATTCGGCAGCGCGCCTTGGCGTCGTGATGGTGCCGATCGGTTGGCGCCTCGCCGGACCGGAAATCGCCTATATCCTCGGCGACACAGGCGGGAAGGCGCTGTTCATCGACCATGGGTTCGACGAGCTTGCTGCCAAGGCCTGCGGGGAGATGAATAACCCGCCCGAAATCATCGACACGCCAAGCGCGCTTGCAGAGATTGCGGCAGCCCCGGCGGACCCGATTGAGGGAGCGGGGCCGGACGATGCGGTGCTTCAGCTCTACACCTCCGGCACGACGGGCAATCCCAAGGGCGCGGTGCTGACCAACGCAAACCTCTTCTCGCTGCGCCAACCGGCGGAAGAGGCCGCGCAGCCCTGGTCGCAATGGAGCGAGAACGAGGCGATCCTCGTCTGCATGCCCTGCGCGCATATCGGCGGCACGGGGCTGGGTATCATGGCGATGGCCGCCGGTATTCGCGGTATCGTGCAGGCCGAATTCACGCCCGATGGGGTCCTCGACGGCTTCGAGCAGGGCATTACCCGCCTCTTCATCGTGCCCGCGGCGCTGCAGATGGTGATCCAGCACCCGCGCGCAAAAAGCACCGACATGTCGGCGGTGAAATACGTTATGTACGGCGCTGCACCGATCCCGCTCGACCTGCTGCGCGAGGCGGTGCAGACCATTCCCGAGGCCGGTTTCCTCCAGTGCTACGGCATGACCGAGACGACCGGCACGATTGCCATGTTGCCCCCCGATGACCACACGCTGGAAGGCAACGAGCGGATGAAGTCGGCCGGCAAGGCGGTGCCCGGAGCCGAGCTCAAGGTAGTGGGCGAAGACGGTGAGGAGCTTCCCCTTGGCGAAGTGGGCGAGCTGATCTGTCGTAGTCCCTCCAACATGCTGGGCTACTGGAACCTGCCTGATGCCACCAAGGGTGCACTCAAGGACGGCTGGATGCACACCGGCGATGCCGCCTACATGGACGCAGACGGCTATGTGTACATTCAGGACCGCATCAAGGACATGATCATCTCGGGCGGGGAGAACGTCTATCCCGCACAGGTCGAAAGCGCGATCTACGGCCATCCGGCGGTGGGCGAGGTCGCCGTCATCGGCGTGCCCGACGACACCTGGGGCGAAGCGGTCAAGGCCTGCGTCGTGCCCAAGCCGGGAAGCGAGGTCGATCCCAATGACATCATCGCCTTCACCCGCGAACGGCTGGCCGGGTTCAAGGTCCCCAAGACCGTCGACGTGATCCCCGAAATGCCCCGCAACGCCAGCGGTAAGATCCTGCGCCGCGAGCTGCGTGCGCCCTATTGGGAAGGGCGTGACCGGCAGGTCAACTGA
- a CDS encoding DUF938 domain-containing protein, whose protein sequence is MKRHAPATARNSEALAAVLAQELPRTGLLLEIASGSGEHAVFMAARFPDLAWQPSDIDPDALASVDAWAQETGHPNLLPACALDASQPDWPIGRADAVLCVNMIHISPWAATEGLFAGAGRLLAPSAPLVLYGPFIEEQTPTAESNQAFDASLRARNPDWGLRQVEAIDALAAANGLARTARHSMPANNLTLVYRAA, encoded by the coding sequence ATGAAACGCCATGCGCCCGCCACGGCGCGCAATTCCGAAGCGCTCGCGGCAGTGCTGGCGCAGGAGCTGCCACGCACCGGCCTACTGCTCGAAATCGCAAGCGGTTCGGGGGAGCACGCCGTGTTCATGGCGGCGCGCTTTCCCGATTTGGCCTGGCAGCCGAGCGATATTGATCCCGACGCGCTCGCATCGGTCGATGCCTGGGCGCAAGAGACGGGTCATCCGAACCTTTTGCCCGCATGCGCTCTCGACGCGTCGCAGCCGGACTGGCCGATCGGGCGCGCTGACGCGGTACTGTGCGTGAACATGATCCACATCAGCCCCTGGGCTGCGACCGAGGGGCTGTTCGCGGGGGCAGGGCGCCTGCTGGCGCCTAGCGCTCCCCTGGTGCTTTACGGCCCCTTCATCGAAGAGCAGACGCCGACCGCTGAATCCAACCAGGCGTTCGACGCCAGCCTGCGCGCGCGCAATCCCGACTGGGGGCTCCGCCAAGTGGAGGCTATCGACGCGCTGGCAGCGGCAAACGGCCTGGCGCGCACGGCGCGTCACTCGATGCCGGCGAACAACCTCACGCTCGTCTACCGCGCCGCCTGA
- a CDS encoding entericidin A/B family lipoprotein gives MIKKILLALGITSMTLTAAACNTVRGVGSDLQSAANAVDEET, from the coding sequence ATGATCAAGAAAATCCTGCTCGCACTTGGCATCACCTCGATGACCCTGACCGCAGCCGCCTGCAACACCGTCCGCGGCGTCGGCAGCGACCTCCAGTCCGCCGCCAATGCGGTCGACGAAGAAACCTGA
- a CDS encoding CpaF family protein — protein sequence MSAFGRKNGPAGMGAGARPQFGVAKPMRGGGGSAAPKEEKAKGGEQFPPLPENAPPPPGAGGAGASSDAMSRLDERMNTTHSGESEVGGFEASVHKIKEQVLPRLLERVDPEAAATLSKDELSEEFRPIIMEVLAELKVTLNRREQFALEKVLVDELLGFGPLEELLNDPDVSDIMVNGPDQTYIEKKGKLVIAPIKFRDETHLFQIAQRIVNQVGRRVDQTTPLADARLKDGSRVNVIVPPLSLKGTAISIRKFSEKPITLDMLKDFGSMSDKMCTALKIAGACRMNIVISGGTGSGKTTMLNALSKMIDPGERVLTIEDAAELRLQQPHWLPLETRPPNLEGQGAITIGDLVKNALRMRPDRIILGEIRGAECFDLLAAMNTGHDGSMCTLHANSPRECLGRMENMILMGDIKIPKEAISRQIAESVDLIVQVKRLRDGSRRTTNITEVIGMEGDVIVTQELFKFEYLDESDDGKILGEFRSSGLRPYTLEKARQFGFDQAYLEACL from the coding sequence ATGAGCGCATTCGGACGGAAGAACGGGCCGGCAGGTATGGGTGCCGGTGCACGTCCGCAGTTCGGGGTGGCCAAGCCTATGCGGGGCGGCGGTGGATCCGCGGCGCCCAAGGAAGAGAAGGCCAAGGGCGGCGAGCAATTCCCGCCGCTTCCCGAGAATGCCCCGCCCCCTCCGGGTGCCGGTGGCGCAGGCGCCAGCAGCGATGCCATGAGCCGCCTCGACGAGCGCATGAACACCACCCATTCGGGTGAAAGCGAAGTCGGCGGCTTCGAGGCAAGCGTCCACAAGATCAAGGAACAGGTGCTCCCGCGCCTGCTCGAACGCGTCGATCCCGAAGCAGCCGCCACGCTGTCCAAGGATGAGCTGTCGGAAGAATTCCGTCCGATCATCATGGAAGTGCTGGCCGAGCTGAAGGTCACGCTGAACCGCCGCGAACAATTCGCGCTCGAAAAAGTCCTGGTCGACGAACTGCTCGGCTTCGGTCCGCTCGAAGAGCTGCTGAACGATCCCGACGTGTCGGACATCATGGTCAACGGCCCGGACCAGACCTACATCGAAAAGAAGGGCAAGCTGGTCATCGCGCCGATCAAGTTCCGCGACGAGACCCACCTTTTCCAGATCGCCCAGCGCATCGTGAACCAGGTAGGCCGCCGCGTCGACCAGACCACGCCGCTGGCCGACGCCCGTCTCAAGGACGGCAGCCGTGTGAACGTCATCGTTCCGCCCCTGAGCCTCAAGGGCACCGCGATCTCGATTCGTAAGTTCTCGGAAAAGCCGATCACGCTCGACATGCTCAAGGACTTCGGTTCGATGAGCGACAAGATGTGTACCGCGCTAAAAATCGCGGGCGCGTGCCGAATGAACATCGTGATCTCGGGCGGTACCGGTTCGGGTAAGACGACGATGCTCAACGCCCTGTCGAAGATGATCGACCCGGGCGAGCGCGTGCTGACCATTGAGGACGCCGCCGAACTCCGTCTGCAACAGCCGCACTGGTTGCCGCTCGAAACGCGTCCGCCGAACCTTGAAGGCCAGGGCGCCATCACCATCGGCGACCTCGTGAAGAACGCCCTGCGTATGCGCCCAGACCGCATTATCCTGGGTGAGATTCGCGGCGCGGAATGTTTCGACCTTCTTGCCGCCATGAACACGGGTCACGACGGTTCGATGTGTACGCTTCACGCCAACTCGCCGCGTGAGTGCCTCGGCCGTATGGAAAACATGATCCTGATGGGCGACATCAAGATCCCGAAGGAGGCCATTTCGCGCCAGATCGCGGAATCGGTCGACCTGATCGTGCAGGTAAAACGCCTTCGCGACGGTTCGCGCCGCACCACCAACATCACCGAGGTGATCGGGATGGAAGGCGACGTGATCGTCACGCAGGAACTCTTCAAGTTCGAATATCTCGACGAGAGCGACGACGGCAAGATCCTTGGCGAGTTCCGCTCGTCGGGCCTGCGTCCCTATACGCTGGAAAAGGCGCGCCAGTTCGGCTTTGACCAGGCGTATCTGGAAGCCTGCCTCTAA
- the glmS gene encoding glutamine--fructose-6-phosphate transaminase (isomerizing) has product MCGIIGIVGKEPVADRLVDGLRRMEYRGYDSAGVCVIADGELVRRRAEGKLNNLVVELANNPVDGTVGIAHTRWATHGAPTATNAHPHATDHVALVHNGIIENYKELRAELREAGRTLESDTDTEVVLHHISWLVEQGKSPQDAVSEVLPRLRGAFSLAIAFRDHPDLLIGARLGSPLVVGYGEGETYLGSDALALAPLTQQISYLEEGDWVVISRDGATIYDSENTAVEREVRASGASAAAVEKGNYRHFMQKEIFEQPTVVAQTLGSYLRQSDNSVALPQFDFDISSVRRITIVACGTSFYAAMVAKYWFESFARVPVDIDVASEFRYREPVLEEGGLALFISQSGETADTLAALRHCKANGQTIGAVVNVPTSTMAREADLLLPTHAGPEIGVASTKAFTCQLAVLAALAAHMAVKKGLMSREEEQDVVEHLLEAPACLNAALDHDDDIASMAHLIAPARDVLYLGRGPDYPLAMEGALKLKEISYIHAEGYASGEMKHGPIALIDDDVPVIVLAPSGPLFEKTVSNMEEVRARGGQIVLISDAEGLEHAGEGCLATIEMPKVHPLIAPLVYAIPVQLLAYHVACVKGTDVDQPRNLAKSVTVE; this is encoded by the coding sequence ATGTGCGGAATTATCGGTATCGTCGGCAAGGAGCCTGTGGCGGATCGCCTGGTCGATGGCCTGCGCCGCATGGAATACCGCGGCTACGACAGCGCCGGTGTGTGCGTAATCGCAGACGGAGAGCTGGTGCGTCGGCGTGCGGAAGGCAAGCTCAACAATCTCGTCGTCGAGCTGGCGAACAACCCGGTCGATGGCACGGTTGGCATCGCCCACACGCGCTGGGCGACGCATGGCGCTCCGACCGCGACCAACGCCCACCCGCATGCGACCGACCATGTGGCGCTGGTCCACAACGGCATTATCGAAAACTACAAGGAACTGCGGGCCGAGCTGCGCGAGGCTGGCCGTACGCTGGAAAGCGATACGGACACGGAGGTGGTGCTGCACCACATCTCCTGGCTGGTGGAGCAGGGCAAGTCGCCGCAGGACGCGGTTTCCGAAGTCCTGCCGCGCCTGCGCGGAGCCTTCTCGCTCGCCATAGCCTTTCGCGACCATCCTGATCTCCTGATCGGTGCGCGACTGGGTTCGCCGCTGGTTGTGGGCTATGGCGAGGGCGAAACCTACCTCGGCTCCGACGCTCTGGCGCTGGCGCCGCTGACCCAGCAGATCAGCTACCTCGAAGAAGGCGACTGGGTCGTCATTTCGCGCGATGGCGCGACTATCTATGACAGCGAGAACACGGCGGTCGAACGGGAAGTTCGCGCCTCGGGCGCGTCCGCCGCGGCGGTCGAGAAGGGCAATTACCGCCACTTCATGCAGAAAGAGATCTTCGAGCAGCCGACCGTGGTCGCGCAGACGCTCGGGTCTTACCTGCGCCAGTCGGACAATTCGGTCGCGCTTCCCCAGTTCGATTTCGATATCTCGAGCGTCCGGCGCATCACGATCGTCGCCTGCGGAACGTCTTTCTACGCCGCCATGGTCGCCAAATACTGGTTTGAAAGCTTCGCGCGGGTTCCGGTCGATATCGATGTTGCGAGCGAGTTCCGTTACCGCGAGCCCGTGCTGGAAGAGGGCGGTCTGGCGCTCTTCATCTCGCAAAGCGGTGAAACGGCCGACACGCTGGCCGCCCTGCGCCATTGCAAGGCCAACGGCCAGACCATCGGTGCGGTGGTAAACGTGCCGACCAGCACCATGGCGCGCGAGGCGGACCTGCTGCTGCCGACTCATGCGGGGCCGGAGATCGGCGTTGCCTCGACCAAGGCGTTCACCTGCCAGCTTGCGGTCCTTGCCGCTCTCGCCGCGCATATGGCGGTGAAGAAGGGCCTGATGAGCCGTGAGGAAGAGCAGGACGTCGTCGAGCACCTGCTCGAAGCGCCGGCGTGTCTCAACGCGGCGCTCGATCACGACGATGATATTGCAAGCATGGCGCATCTGATCGCGCCGGCGCGCGATGTGCTTTATCTTGGCCGTGGCCCGGACTATCCGCTGGCCATGGAAGGCGCGCTGAAGCTCAAGGAAATCAGCTATATCCATGCAGAGGGCTACGCCAGCGGCGAAATGAAGCATGGTCCGATTGCGCTGATCGATGACGATGTTCCGGTGATTGTCCTGGCACCGTCCGGCCCGCTGTTCGAAAAGACCGTCTCCAATATGGAAGAAGTCCGCGCGCGCGGAGGGCAGATCGTGCTGATTTCCGACGCGGAGGGGCTTGAGCATGCAGGGGAAGGGTGCCTGGCGACCATCGAAATGCCAAAGGTCCACCCGCTGATCGCGCCCCTGGTGTATGCCATCCCGGTGCAGCTGCTCGCTTATCACGTCGCCTGCGTGAAGGGCACCGATGTCGATCAGCCGCGCAACTTGGCCAAGTCTGTGACAGTCGAGTAG
- a CDS encoding putative bifunctional diguanylate cyclase/phosphodiesterase yields MGQVIGLETPEGSDWALVHGQQYALLKERVKVRVAMHLVGFVLIAATLYGSVPSTLLASWGIALVAAVVYSARADIQLADADSRNISTQEMKAHARTTAAKGVVWAVGMVACAFLADGHTTDIVWAVAAMLILATTASRFSAPLSSITFTLAAGIGGLVASLITFQFSLAVVVILSTLLASFGVIESARVAVAARLAESAMQEKSEVVSMLLREFEEGQADWLWQIDTRRRLHAVSPRFAFALGKEPAQIEGQSFLQLISGNGWKTGQFPPSLHELADKLKRKENFSNLSVKVSIEGQDRWWELSGTPIVDDLGTYQGFRGVGSDVTEQRESSEKIEYLARYDTLTQLPNRRMLNEALGEALGYAAEWRSRCAFLMIDLDRFKAINDSLGHLVGDQMLAEVALRLKGLIQDGEVCGRLGGDEFAVVIRDASERGRIERLSRAIIQRLSEPYEIENQVLYVGASVGSALGPRDGRTVEELLRNADLALYRAKDDGGGVHCEYEPSLHANAEEKRQLEHSLRNALEKNELLLHYQPVVDANSEEIVSFEALIRWNSEEHGFVSPGKFIPLAEDTRLIVPIGTWVMQEACREAATHWPEDVKVNVNVSPEQLLEPDFAATVVRALSHSGLDPKRLEIEVTESIFVRDAGIARKALEQCMALGCSIALDDFGTGYSSLGYLRQMKFSTIKVDRLFVQGAAQQSPESIAIIRAVVAMAESLDMTTTAEGVENDEEAKMIREFGCTKIQGFHFGRPMPSKDARRIFARKTAEASLKSA; encoded by the coding sequence ATTGGGCAAGTCATCGGGCTGGAAACGCCCGAGGGCAGCGATTGGGCGCTTGTCCATGGCCAGCAATACGCGCTCCTGAAGGAACGTGTGAAAGTGCGAGTCGCCATGCATCTGGTGGGCTTCGTCCTGATCGCAGCGACGCTCTACGGCAGCGTTCCTTCGACGCTGCTAGCGTCCTGGGGCATCGCGCTGGTGGCGGCGGTCGTGTACTCCGCTCGCGCCGATATCCAGCTCGCCGATGCCGACAGCCGGAACATATCCACCCAGGAAATGAAGGCGCATGCCCGGACAACGGCAGCGAAGGGCGTCGTCTGGGCGGTCGGTATGGTGGCTTGCGCTTTCCTTGCCGACGGGCATACCACCGATATTGTTTGGGCGGTTGCGGCCATGCTTATCCTGGCCACGACTGCGAGTCGGTTCAGCGCGCCGTTGAGCTCGATCACTTTCACCCTCGCGGCCGGTATCGGCGGCTTGGTCGCCAGCCTCATCACCTTCCAGTTTTCGCTGGCAGTTGTGGTCATTCTTTCGACCTTGCTGGCTAGCTTCGGCGTGATCGAAAGCGCCCGGGTCGCCGTCGCAGCCCGCCTCGCCGAATCGGCCATGCAGGAGAAAAGCGAAGTCGTCTCGATGCTGCTGCGCGAATTCGAGGAAGGCCAGGCCGACTGGCTTTGGCAGATCGATACCCGCCGCCGCCTTCACGCCGTGTCGCCGCGCTTTGCCTTCGCGCTCGGCAAGGAGCCTGCGCAGATCGAGGGCCAGTCCTTCCTGCAGCTCATTTCGGGCAATGGCTGGAAGACTGGCCAGTTTCCGCCAAGCCTGCATGAGCTTGCCGACAAGCTGAAGCGCAAGGAGAATTTCTCCAATCTTTCGGTCAAGGTTTCGATCGAGGGACAGGATCGCTGGTGGGAGCTTTCCGGAACGCCGATCGTCGACGACCTTGGCACGTACCAGGGCTTCCGCGGAGTCGGCTCCGACGTAACCGAACAGCGCGAATCGTCGGAGAAGATCGAATACCTCGCCCGCTACGACACGCTGACCCAGCTACCGAACCGCCGGATGCTCAATGAGGCGCTCGGCGAAGCGCTGGGATACGCTGCGGAATGGCGTTCACGGTGTGCTTTCCTGATGATCGACCTCGACCGCTTCAAGGCGATCAACGATTCGCTCGGCCACCTCGTCGGCGACCAGATGCTCGCGGAAGTGGCGCTGCGCCTGAAGGGGCTGATCCAGGACGGCGAGGTCTGCGGACGTCTCGGCGGAGACGAATTCGCCGTGGTCATTCGCGACGCTTCGGAGCGCGGCAGGATCGAACGTCTCTCGCGGGCCATCATCCAGCGCCTTTCCGAGCCCTATGAAATCGAGAACCAGGTGCTCTATGTCGGCGCCAGCGTCGGCTCCGCACTTGGACCGCGCGATGGCCGCACGGTCGAAGAGCTGCTGCGCAACGCCGACCTTGCACTCTACCGCGCCAAGGATGACGGCGGCGGCGTCCATTGCGAGTACGAACCCTCGCTGCACGCGAACGCAGAAGAGAAGCGCCAGCTGGAGCATTCGCTGCGCAACGCGCTCGAGAAGAACGAGCTGCTGCTCCACTACCAGCCGGTCGTGGACGCCAACAGCGAAGAGATCGTCAGTTTCGAAGCGCTGATCCGCTGGAACAGCGAAGAGCACGGCTTCGTCAGCCCGGGCAAATTCATCCCGCTTGCCGAAGACACGCGCCTCATCGTGCCGATCGGCACCTGGGTCATGCAGGAGGCCTGCCGCGAGGCGGCCACGCATTGGCCGGAGGATGTGAAGGTCAACGTCAACGTGTCGCCCGAACAGCTGCTGGAGCCGGACTTCGCCGCCACGGTGGTGCGCGCCCTTTCGCACAGCGGGCTCGATCCCAAGCGCCTCGAAATCGAGGTGACCGAGAGCATCTTCGTGCGCGACGCGGGCATTGCCCGCAAGGCGCTGGAGCAGTGCATGGCGCTCGGCTGCTCGATCGCACTGGACGATTTCGGTACCGGCTATTCCTCGCTCGGCTACCTGCGCCAGATGAAGTTCTCGACCATCAAGGTCGACCGCCTGTTCGTGCAGGGGGCCGCGCAGCAGAGCCCCGAATCGATCGCCATCATCCGTGCCGTCGTCGCCATGGCCGAGAGCCTTGACATGACGACCACGGCCGAAGGCGTCGAGAACGACGAAGAAGCGAAGATGATCCGCGAATTCGGCTGCACCAAAATCCAGGGCTTCCATTTCGGTCGCCCGATGCCGTCGAAGGACGCTCGCCGGATTTTTGCTCGCAAGACGGCTGAAGCCAGTCTCAAGAGCGCCTGA
- the purQ gene encoding phosphoribosylformylglycinamidine synthase subunit PurQ encodes MAFRAAVITFPGSNCDRDMAVAIEQVSGTAPIRVWHGDAHLPEDLDFIALPGGFSYGDYLRSGAMAANSPIMQSVKRRAEKGVPVLGVCNGFQVLTEAGLLPGALMRNASQNFICRTVALSVENTQSLFTAGYDAGSTIHIPVAHHDGNYFADDETLDRLEGEGRVAFRYTEPCNGSRRDIAGVLNAQGNVLGMMPHPERAVDAAHGGTDGRALFESAVRSLVKA; translated from the coding sequence ATGGCTTTCCGCGCCGCCGTCATCACCTTCCCCGGTTCCAATTGCGACCGCGACATGGCGGTTGCAATCGAACAGGTGTCGGGCACGGCCCCGATCCGCGTCTGGCATGGTGACGCACACCTGCCCGAAGATCTCGACTTCATCGCCCTGCCGGGCGGCTTCTCCTACGGCGATTACCTGCGTTCGGGCGCGATGGCCGCAAACAGCCCGATCATGCAGAGCGTCAAGCGCCGCGCGGAAAAGGGCGTGCCGGTCCTCGGCGTATGCAATGGCTTCCAGGTCCTGACCGAAGCGGGCCTCCTGCCTGGTGCGCTGATGCGCAACGCCAGCCAGAATTTCATCTGCCGCACCGTGGCGTTGTCGGTCGAGAACACCCAATCGCTGTTCACTGCGGGCTACGATGCGGGATCGACGATCCACATCCCGGTTGCGCACCACGATGGCAACTACTTCGCCGATGACGAGACGCTGGACCGGCTCGAAGGCGAAGGCCGCGTGGCATTTCGCTACACCGAACCGTGCAACGGATCGCGCCGCGATATTGCCGGCGTGCTCAACGCTCAGGGCAATGTGCTCGGCATGATGCCCCACCCCGAGCGCGCGGTCGACGCGGCGCACGGGGGAACCGACGGTCGTGCGCTGTTCGAAAGTGCCGTCCGTTCGCTCGTGAAGGCCTGA
- the purS gene encoding phosphoribosylformylglycinamidine synthase subunit PurS, with product MKIRVHVSLKPGVLDPQGRAVHHALEGLGFDGVDDVRVGRLIELDVADSTDDAALTDMCEKLLANTVIENYRIEKVA from the coding sequence ATGAAGATCCGCGTCCATGTTTCGCTCAAGCCCGGCGTTCTCGATCCGCAGGGCCGCGCTGTCCACCACGCCCTGGAAGGCCTCGGCTTCGATGGGGTCGACGATGTCCGTGTGGGCCGCCTGATCGAACTCGACGTCGCCGACAGCACGGACGACGCAGCGCTTACCGACATGTGCGAGAAGCTGCTCGCCAACACGGTGATCGAAAACTACCGCATCGAGAAGGTCGCCTGA